A part of Entelurus aequoreus isolate RoL-2023_Sb linkage group LG10, RoL_Eaeq_v1.1, whole genome shotgun sequence genomic DNA contains:
- the rffl gene encoding E3 ubiquitin-protein ligase rififylin, whose protein sequence is MWTSCCSWMCLDSVDDVSGAVEPQHRSYANSAFSSMPSPEHTCTACRGRLDTPTTKHVCADCRKNFCGRCSAQLEPRPRLCHTCQRFHGNLLQRAELMKLKVKELRDYLHLHEISTELCREKEELVELILGQQTPSPAEPPSVTPDQLDQTSHISTSSSEPPLAVPTETPEDAPADPDPTDPDALDPDQGSDPEEEEAGGVPGRRASLSDLTSVDDIEALSVRQLKEILARNFVNYKGCCEKWELMERVTRLFQDHQTLSVPEGELPSPEGNICRICMDAPIDCVLLECGHMITCTKCGKRMNECPICRQYVIRAVHVFRS, encoded by the exons ATGTGGACGTCGTGCTGCAGCTGGATGTGTTTGGATTCTGTGGATGACGTGAGTGGCGCTGTCGAGCCGCAGCATCGGTCCTACGCAAACTCCGCCTTCAGCAGCATGCCCTCGCCTGAACACACCTGCACAGCCTGCCGGGGGCGTCTGGACACGCCCACCACCAAG CATGTGTGCGCCGACTGCAGGAAAAACTTCTGCGGCCGCTGCTCCGCCCAGCTGGAGCCCCGCCCCCGCCtgtgtcacacctgccagcgttTCCACGGCAACCTGCTGCAGCGAGCCGAGCTGATGAAGCTCAAAGTGAAGGAACTGCGCGACTACCTGCACCTGCACGAAATCTCCACGGAGCTGTGTCGAGAGAAG GAGGAGCTGGTGGAACTGATCCTGGGCCAGCAGACCCCCTCACCCGCAGAGCCGCCCTCTGTGACCCCTGACCAGCTGGACCAGACCTCCCACATTTCCACCTCCAGCTCTGAGCCCCCCCTCGCCGTTCCAACAGAGACTCCAGAGGACGCCCCCGCTGATCCAGACCCCACTGATCCAGACGCCCTAGACCCCGACCAG GGATCGGACcccgaggaggaggaggcgggggGCGTCCCGGGCCGCAGGGCGTCCTTGTCGGACTTGACCAGCGTGGACGACATCGAGGCTCTGAGCGTGCGGCAGCTGAAGGAAATCCTGGCCCGGAACTTTGTCAACTACAAAGGCTGCTGCGAGAAGTGGGAGCTGATGGAGCGAGTGACGCGCCTCTTCCAGGACCACCAAACCTTGTCGG TACCTGAGGGCGAGCTCCCCAGCCCGGAAGGCAACATCTGCCGGATCTGCATGGACGCGCCCATCGACTGCGTCCTGCTGGAGTGCGGTCACATGATCACCTGCACCAAGTGCGGCAAGAGGATGAACGAGTGTCCCATCTGCCGGCAGTACGTCATCAGGGCCGTGCACGTCTTCCGCTCCTGA